One Citricoccus sp. K5 DNA window includes the following coding sequences:
- a CDS encoding arsenic resistance protein, whose translation MAATVPWLERHQVVLYVAALLAGAGVGLLVPAVAGPAGHAINPVLGLLLYATFLAIPFPRLAGAFRDGRFLLTVLLVNFAVIPIVAFGLSRLVAPSQVLEVGVLFVLLTPCVDYVIVFTRLAGGAADRLLAATPLLMLVQMALLPVYLRLMVGERFLQTVDAGPFLEAFVLLIVLPLAAAWLTQTAATRWRAGRWLRDGALAAMVPLMMVTLAVVVASQIHDVGAHLGGLLTVVPVFVAFAVVMVVIGLAAGRLARLGVPGRRAVVFSGVTRNSLVVLPLVLALPAAFDLAPLVVVTQTLVELVVMVLLVRALPLLVRERLRT comes from the coding sequence GTGGCGGCCACCGTTCCGTGGCTGGAACGGCACCAGGTGGTGCTGTACGTGGCCGCGCTGCTGGCCGGGGCCGGCGTCGGGCTCCTGGTCCCGGCCGTGGCCGGACCGGCGGGGCACGCGATCAATCCCGTGCTCGGCCTGCTGCTCTACGCCACCTTCCTCGCGATTCCGTTTCCGCGGCTGGCGGGGGCCTTCCGTGACGGCCGGTTCCTGCTGACGGTCCTGCTGGTGAACTTCGCGGTGATCCCGATCGTGGCCTTCGGGCTGTCCCGCCTCGTGGCGCCGTCCCAGGTGCTGGAGGTCGGGGTGCTGTTCGTGCTGCTGACCCCGTGCGTGGACTATGTCATCGTCTTCACCCGACTGGCAGGCGGTGCGGCGGACCGCCTGCTGGCGGCCACGCCGCTACTCATGCTGGTCCAGATGGCGCTCTTGCCCGTCTACCTGCGGCTGATGGTGGGCGAGCGTTTCCTGCAGACGGTCGACGCCGGCCCCTTCCTCGAGGCCTTCGTCCTCCTCATCGTCCTGCCGTTGGCCGCCGCGTGGCTCACCCAGACGGCCGCCACCCGCTGGCGTGCCGGGCGTTGGCTGCGGGACGGGGCGCTCGCGGCCATGGTCCCGCTGATGATGGTGACCCTGGCCGTGGTGGTCGCGTCCCAGATCCACGATGTCGGCGCGCATCTGGGCGGCCTGCTCACCGTGGTCCCGGTGTTCGTGGCGTTCGCTGTGGTCATGGTGGTCATCGGCCTGGCGGCCGGCCGGCTGGCCAGGCTGGGCGTCCCGGGCCGCAGGGCGGTGGTGTTCAGCGGCGTGACCCGCAACTCGCTCGTGGTGCTGCCGCTGGTGCTCGCCCTGCCAGCTGCCTTCGACCTCGCACCACTCGTGGTGGTGACCCAGACCCTGGTGGAGCTGGTGGTCATGGTGCTGCTGGTCAGGGCCCTGCCCCTGCTGGTCCGGGAGCGTCTCCGGACCTGA
- a CDS encoding ABC transporter ATP-binding protein: protein MTAVRARPGAVHDSTTPSAPAPFPPGGSGSGSGSVTVTGLRKDFGGSVAVDGISFAVPAGAFLVLLGPSGCGKTTTLRMLAGLEQPTGGQISFGDRAIARGDGTVNVPAAQREAGLVFQSYALWPHKTVRDNVEWPLKVAKWAAGRRRERVAEVLDLLAISELAERYPGEISGGQQQRVAIARMIAPEPKILLFDEPLSNLDAKLRVDTRGELMRIHRATGATSVYVTHDQVEAMTMATHVALMKDGRIEQFGSPRELLESPRTAFTSTFIGTPPANVLPCTVTGGRMMAEGPAAAPRLDCGPAPDGVAEGENVQVMFRATSITLEHTQPPQRIVPTPGQTSHRPALDALFADQVPLADRWVVGVDGPGGNRLSVVLPFPVDLSPGDPVQLLFPDGPDAVFGPDGVVLGGARR from the coding sequence ATGACCGCCGTCCGCGCTCGGCCCGGCGCCGTCCACGACAGCACCACACCCTCCGCCCCAGCCCCGTTCCCTCCCGGCGGCTCCGGCTCCGGCTCCGGCTCCGTGACTGTCACAGGACTGCGCAAGGACTTCGGCGGCTCCGTAGCCGTGGACGGCATCTCCTTCGCCGTCCCAGCCGGGGCCTTCCTGGTTCTGCTGGGCCCCTCGGGTTGCGGCAAGACCACCACCCTGCGCATGCTCGCGGGCCTGGAACAGCCCACCGGCGGGCAGATCAGCTTCGGCGACCGCGCCATCGCCCGCGGGGACGGGACCGTCAACGTCCCGGCCGCCCAGCGCGAAGCCGGGCTGGTCTTCCAGTCGTACGCTCTGTGGCCGCACAAGACCGTGCGTGACAATGTGGAATGGCCGCTCAAGGTCGCGAAGTGGGCGGCGGGCCGGCGGCGGGAACGGGTGGCCGAGGTGCTGGACCTGCTGGCCATCTCCGAGCTGGCGGAACGGTACCCCGGGGAGATCAGTGGTGGTCAGCAGCAGCGCGTGGCCATCGCGAGGATGATCGCGCCGGAACCGAAGATCCTGCTGTTCGACGAACCCCTGTCCAATCTCGATGCCAAACTACGCGTGGACACCCGCGGCGAGCTGATGCGCATCCACCGTGCCACCGGCGCCACCAGCGTCTACGTCACCCACGATCAGGTGGAGGCGATGACCATGGCCACCCATGTTGCGCTCATGAAGGACGGCAGGATCGAGCAGTTCGGCTCGCCCCGCGAGTTGCTGGAGTCTCCCCGTACCGCGTTCACGTCCACCTTCATCGGCACTCCGCCGGCCAACGTCCTGCCGTGCACCGTCACCGGGGGCCGGATGATGGCCGAAGGCCCCGCGGCGGCACCGCGGCTGGACTGCGGGCCGGCGCCCGACGGTGTGGCCGAAGGGGAGAACGTGCAGGTCATGTTCCGGGCCACCTCGATCACGCTGGAGCACACGCAACCCCCGCAACGGATCGTGCCGACGCCGGGTCAGACGAGTCACAGGCCTGCCCTCGATGCTCTGTTCGCCGACCAGGTACCGCTGGCCGACCGGTGGGTGGTCGGTGTCGATGGACCCGGAGGCAACCGCCTCAGCGTCGTCCTTCCCTTCCCGGTGGACCTCAGCCCCGGCGATCCGGTGCAGTTGCTCTTCCCGGACGGACCCGACGCCGTCTTCGGCCCCGATGGCGTGGTCCTGGGCGGGGCCCGGCGATGA
- a CDS encoding ABC transporter substrate-binding protein, translating to MRSQKTLPIAVFLPLLLTLAACGGGSPEAAQNAGTGSPASTAAHQELDSLSQEQLEERALEEGQVTIYSFTSRIAQVEEAFENEYPGIDFIGHDISSSEQITRLQAEARAGSPSADVAYISDAPVVITELLQDGILINHVPQRMAEVVPAEYQEPLLANRLSTKVLMYNEDAHPDGSPISNLWQLTELEWNGKVVMVDPTVRGDYLDLMTEIVAQSDAMAAAHQEHFGRPIELDEGVSTAGEQFIADLYANGLVLVDDTDNVNAAVGQTGQEDPPVGFTSYSDRRDNEDEGWALQVSLGTEPSTGITFPAYLGLVEGTENPAAARLAIDFLMGDDSPTGGPGYEPFYVAGDYPVREDVENPEGAVSLEELAAWDIDPEATAETRSDVADFILTLS from the coding sequence ATGCGTTCACAGAAAACCCTGCCCATCGCCGTCTTCCTCCCCCTGCTCCTCACCCTCGCCGCCTGTGGTGGAGGTTCTCCCGAGGCCGCCCAGAACGCTGGGACCGGGTCTCCGGCGAGTACTGCCGCACACCAGGAGCTCGACTCACTCAGCCAGGAGCAATTGGAGGAGCGAGCCCTCGAGGAGGGACAGGTCACCATCTACTCCTTCACCTCCCGGATCGCCCAGGTCGAGGAGGCCTTCGAGAATGAGTACCCCGGGATCGACTTCATCGGCCATGACATCTCCTCCTCGGAGCAGATCACCCGTCTGCAGGCCGAGGCCCGGGCCGGCTCACCGTCGGCGGACGTCGCCTACATCTCGGATGCCCCCGTGGTCATCACCGAACTGCTCCAGGACGGCATCCTGATCAACCACGTGCCCCAACGGATGGCCGAGGTGGTCCCGGCCGAGTACCAGGAACCGCTGTTGGCCAACCGGCTGTCCACCAAGGTGCTGATGTACAACGAGGACGCCCACCCGGACGGCAGCCCCATCTCCAACCTGTGGCAGCTCACCGAGCTGGAGTGGAACGGCAAGGTCGTCATGGTGGACCCCACGGTCCGCGGCGACTACCTGGATCTGATGACGGAGATCGTCGCCCAGTCCGACGCCATGGCCGCCGCCCATCAGGAGCACTTCGGTCGGCCCATCGAGCTGGACGAGGGCGTCTCCACTGCCGGCGAGCAGTTCATCGCCGACCTCTACGCCAACGGACTGGTCCTGGTGGATGACACGGACAACGTCAATGCGGCCGTCGGCCAGACCGGCCAGGAGGACCCGCCGGTGGGCTTCACCTCCTATTCCGACCGCCGGGACAACGAGGACGAGGGCTGGGCCCTGCAGGTCTCGCTCGGCACCGAGCCCTCCACCGGCATCACCTTTCCCGCCTACCTGGGTCTCGTGGAGGGAACGGAGAACCCGGCTGCCGCCCGGCTGGCCATCGACTTCCTGATGGGCGACGATTCGCCCACGGGCGGCCCCGGCTACGAGCCGTTCTACGTGGCCGGCGACTACCCGGTCCGCGAGGATGTGGAGAATCCCGAAGGCGCCGTGTCCCTGGAGGAGTTGGCGGCCTGGGACATCGATCCGGAGGCCACCGCCGAGACGCGTTCCGACGTGGCCGACTTCATCCTCACGCTGAGCTGA
- a CDS encoding iron ABC transporter permease yields the protein MTNTTTAVRLRVAARQPAAVLGLGTLLVLAVLVVAPIVGLVNSTLTVGNREAWSDVFASRLSENLLWDPLGNSLLMGVTTAVLSTVIGGFLAWVVVMTRIRGRAVLGVLATIPFALPSFALALAWESVFRNDLVGGSTGILWNLGVQVPDWLAWGPVPVALTLTAHYFSLSFMLIAAALASVNGDLMEAAEMTGASKLRVAKDIALPVVAPALVSGALLAFAEGVSNFVTPALLGLPVRFHTLSTRLYGSITTGDTSRGYVLSIVLIVVAAMIMYTSTRVTGGRRSFATITGKGGRQRGIALGAWGWPVGALSWLVVACTTVLPGIVLVLSSLARRTGDITSGLTLHYWTGGSDPSIAQGQRGVLNNPQILQATANTVLLGVCVALGAGLLGLLISYVVTRHRHPRWMIGSLNVLSFVPFLIPGIALGAAFIAQFGAPIGPIPSLYGTFTILVIAGIAATIPFAVRSGTAAMSQVSTDIEESAVMAGAGLVRRLRSVIAPLSARGLFTGGVLVFVQMVRDLSLVVLLATPAMPVLAVLTYQYSSENFTQLANAVTVIIAVISVGATLAARRFEGAAQPWARQTTAD from the coding sequence ATGACCAACACGACGACGGCCGTCCGCCTCCGCGTGGCCGCACGTCAGCCCGCCGCGGTGCTCGGACTGGGCACCCTGCTGGTGCTGGCCGTGCTGGTCGTCGCGCCGATCGTCGGACTGGTCAACTCCACGCTCACGGTCGGCAACCGCGAGGCCTGGTCTGATGTCTTCGCCTCGCGGCTGTCCGAGAACCTGCTGTGGGACCCCCTGGGGAACTCCCTCCTCATGGGGGTCACCACCGCGGTACTCTCCACCGTGATCGGCGGGTTCCTCGCCTGGGTGGTCGTGATGACACGTATCCGCGGACGGGCGGTGCTGGGCGTCCTGGCCACCATCCCCTTCGCCCTGCCGAGCTTCGCCCTGGCCCTGGCCTGGGAATCGGTGTTCCGCAACGATCTGGTCGGTGGGTCCACGGGGATCCTGTGGAACCTGGGCGTCCAGGTCCCGGACTGGTTGGCCTGGGGGCCGGTCCCGGTGGCCCTGACGCTGACCGCCCACTACTTCTCCCTGTCCTTCATGTTGATCGCGGCAGCCCTGGCGTCCGTGAACGGGGACCTGATGGAGGCTGCTGAGATGACCGGGGCGTCCAAGCTCAGGGTGGCCAAGGACATCGCCCTGCCCGTGGTCGCTCCCGCCCTGGTCTCCGGCGCGCTACTGGCCTTCGCGGAGGGCGTCTCCAACTTCGTCACCCCGGCTCTGCTGGGGCTGCCGGTGCGGTTCCACACCCTCTCGACCCGGCTGTACGGCTCCATCACCACCGGAGACACCTCCCGCGGCTACGTGCTGTCGATCGTGCTGATCGTGGTGGCCGCCATGATCATGTACACATCCACCCGGGTCACCGGGGGCCGGCGCAGCTTCGCGACGATCACCGGCAAGGGTGGCCGCCAGCGCGGGATAGCCCTGGGAGCCTGGGGCTGGCCGGTCGGGGCGCTGTCCTGGCTCGTGGTGGCCTGCACCACCGTCCTCCCCGGGATCGTGCTGGTGCTCAGCTCGCTGGCCCGGAGGACCGGTGACATCACGTCCGGGCTCACCCTGCACTACTGGACCGGAGGCTCGGATCCGTCGATCGCCCAGGGGCAGCGCGGCGTCCTGAACAACCCGCAGATTCTCCAGGCCACGGCGAACACCGTGCTGCTGGGCGTCTGCGTGGCCCTCGGCGCGGGCCTGCTGGGGCTGCTGATCTCCTACGTGGTCACCCGCCACCGGCACCCCAGGTGGATGATCGGGTCACTGAACGTGCTCTCCTTCGTGCCCTTCCTCATCCCCGGCATCGCCCTGGGCGCGGCGTTCATCGCGCAGTTCGGAGCACCCATCGGCCCGATTCCCAGCCTCTACGGCACGTTCACCATCCTCGTGATCGCCGGGATCGCCGCCACCATCCCGTTCGCCGTCCGCTCGGGCACGGCGGCCATGAGCCAGGTCTCCACGGATATCGAGGAGTCCGCCGTCATGGCGGGGGCCGGGTTGGTCCGGAGGCTGAGATCCGTGATCGCCCCGCTCAGCGCGCGTGGTCTGTTCACCGGCGGAGTTCTGGTGTTCGTGCAGATGGTCCGCGACCTGTCCCTGGTGGTGCTGCTGGCCACGCCGGCCATGCCGGTGCTCGCCGTGCTGACCTATCAGTATTCCTCCGAGAACTTCACCCAACTGGCCAACGCGGTCACCGTGATCATCGCGGTGATCTCGGTGGGCGCCACCCTGGCTGCCCGTCGGTTCGAGGGCGCCGCCCAGCCCTGGGCACGGCAGACCACGGCCGACTGA
- a CDS encoding histidine phosphatase family protein, protein MMRLILVRHGETTWNLERRLQGQRDIGLSTTGREQAFALLGAIRRLAPEYVVSAELARARETAELLGAGLDATDDRLNEAFLGSWEGCHSAELKASTPELYEQWRAGQYQPPGAECFTELTDRVVAGVDQAIRDAHARGLGTLMVVTHGGPVRAYLRAAVGLDPARTVPSHPASLSCVDVDPAADSPSLAGTARLRLFNFAPALSLLDPSD, encoded by the coding sequence ATGATGCGCCTCATCCTGGTACGGCACGGCGAGACCACCTGGAACCTCGAGCGTCGGTTGCAGGGCCAACGGGACATCGGGCTGTCCACGACGGGACGCGAACAGGCCTTCGCGCTGCTGGGCGCCATCCGGAGACTGGCCCCGGAGTACGTGGTGTCAGCGGAACTCGCCCGCGCCCGCGAGACCGCGGAACTGCTCGGGGCCGGTCTGGACGCCACCGACGACCGGCTCAACGAGGCCTTCCTGGGCTCGTGGGAGGGATGCCATTCGGCCGAGCTGAAGGCCTCCACCCCCGAGCTGTACGAGCAATGGCGGGCCGGACAGTACCAGCCGCCGGGCGCAGAGTGCTTCACGGAACTGACGGACCGCGTCGTGGCGGGCGTGGACCAGGCCATCCGAGACGCACACGCCCGAGGCCTCGGGACCCTGATGGTGGTCACGCATGGCGGGCCGGTCCGTGCCTACCTGCGGGCCGCCGTCGGACTTGATCCAGCCCGGACGGTGCCGAGCCATCCGGCGAGCCTGTCCTGCGTGGATGTGGACCCGGCGGCGGACTCGCCCAGCCTCGCCGGGACCGCCAGGCTGAGGCTGTTCAACTTCGCACCCGCCCTCTCTCTGCTGGACCCCTCAGACTGA
- a CDS encoding MurR/RpiR family transcriptional regulator has protein sequence MSFPDRVDEHRSRLTKSDRALVDELLSYPAEAPLWRGEDVARRAGVHPAAATRLAQRLGYHGYPDLRDHLRQDLGTGLTGAGDRFRVELQDSGGHSVLETLLTTELDTLSQLCRHVGQDQLDRLADRIASAGTVHLFARGNASVLAELMERRLRRFGIRTVNLTGTGRDVAERILSLTAEDLVVAFAFRRPPRELSELLGHAQQVGAGTALVTDTIHTLDPAPDAILSAPRGHQDSREGFASLTVPMAIANALVLTIAQRHDQALLPALDALDGLMAAFD, from the coding sequence ATGAGCTTCCCCGACCGCGTTGACGAGCACCGCAGCCGATTGACGAAGTCGGACCGGGCGCTGGTGGACGAACTGCTGTCCTATCCGGCCGAGGCGCCTCTGTGGCGCGGCGAAGACGTGGCCCGGCGTGCCGGCGTCCACCCGGCGGCGGCCACCCGGCTGGCCCAGCGGCTGGGATATCACGGCTACCCCGATCTGCGGGATCACCTCCGGCAGGATCTGGGTACCGGGCTCACTGGGGCGGGCGACCGTTTCCGGGTGGAACTCCAGGACTCTGGTGGGCACTCCGTGCTGGAGACCCTGCTGACCACCGAACTGGACACCCTGTCCCAATTGTGCCGGCACGTGGGCCAGGACCAGCTGGATCGGCTCGCCGACCGCATCGCTTCCGCCGGCACAGTCCATCTCTTCGCCCGCGGCAATGCCTCGGTGCTGGCGGAACTGATGGAACGACGACTCCGCCGCTTCGGCATCCGCACGGTCAACCTGACCGGCACCGGCCGGGACGTGGCAGAGCGAATCCTCAGCCTGACCGCTGAAGACCTCGTGGTGGCGTTCGCCTTCCGGCGGCCGCCACGCGAACTGAGCGAGCTACTGGGCCACGCGCAGCAGGTCGGCGCAGGCACCGCGCTGGTCACCGACACCATCCACACCCTCGACCCGGCCCCGGACGCCATCCTGTCCGCGCCGCGTGGACACCAGGACAGCCGAGAGGGATTCGCCTCCCTCACGGTGCCCATGGCCATCGCCAACGCCCTGGTGCTGACGATCGCCCAACGTCACGACCAGGCGCTGCTCCCGGCGCTGGATGCCCTGGATGGACTCATGGCCGCATTCGACTGA
- a CDS encoding cation diffusion facilitator family transporter: MTTTVRRFGRTELTPELQQALRRATRLEWITLGMLAVTVTLVIVVMGNSQAMKAAWIEDMLSFIPPLAFLVAARVINRPPTRSRPYGNHSAAGVGHLVASVALLVMGGYLIIDSGSGLVSAEHPPIGTFHLFGHTVWQGWIMIAVMILSIPGPVILGRMKIKIAEQLHDKVLYADADMNKADWQTGVATAVGVAGVGLGLWWFDATAAIFVGASILKDGITNVGTAITDLADARARTIDGEDPHPLVAKAEDYARSVDWVLDAGARVRDEGHVFHTEMFVVPRDGAAQTPSRLRELTEGIVELDWKLEDVVVALVEELPAEVHGGVERDKQSEGGQAAR, translated from the coding sequence GTGACCACGACCGTGCGCCGATTCGGGCGGACCGAACTCACACCCGAACTGCAGCAGGCCCTGCGCCGAGCCACCCGCCTGGAATGGATCACCCTGGGGATGCTCGCGGTGACCGTGACGCTCGTGATCGTGGTCATGGGCAATTCCCAGGCCATGAAAGCCGCCTGGATCGAGGACATGCTGTCCTTCATCCCTCCTCTCGCCTTTCTGGTGGCGGCCCGCGTCATCAACCGCCCTCCCACGCGGAGCCGGCCCTATGGCAACCACAGTGCCGCGGGGGTGGGGCATCTCGTGGCCTCCGTCGCCCTACTGGTCATGGGGGGATACCTCATCATCGACTCCGGCAGCGGCCTGGTGTCGGCCGAGCATCCCCCGATCGGCACGTTCCACCTGTTCGGGCACACGGTGTGGCAGGGCTGGATCATGATCGCCGTCATGATCCTGTCCATCCCGGGGCCCGTGATCCTGGGGCGGATGAAGATCAAGATCGCCGAGCAGCTGCATGACAAGGTCCTGTACGCCGACGCGGACATGAACAAGGCGGATTGGCAGACGGGGGTTGCCACCGCCGTCGGTGTGGCCGGCGTGGGGCTAGGACTCTGGTGGTTCGACGCCACCGCCGCGATCTTCGTGGGTGCCAGCATCCTCAAGGACGGCATCACGAATGTGGGTACCGCGATCACGGACCTCGCCGACGCGCGGGCCCGGACCATCGACGGCGAGGACCCGCACCCACTGGTGGCGAAGGCGGAGGACTATGCCCGGTCGGTCGACTGGGTCCTGGATGCCGGAGCCAGGGTCCGGGATGAGGGCCACGTATTCCACACGGAGATGTTCGTGGTTCCCCGCGATGGCGCCGCACAGACTCCCTCACGCCTGCGCGAGCTGACCGAGGGCATCGTCGAACTGGACTGGAAGCTGGAGGACGTGGTGGTCGCCCTCGTGGAGGAACTGCCCGCAGAGGTCCACGGCGGAGTCGAGCGGGACAAGCAGTCCGAGGGCGGTCAGGCGGCCCGCTGA
- a CDS encoding alpha/beta hydrolase has product MNRLFRSVLGLFAAPRLNVREDYAKVRRFQQHVAALSGPRYRPLYRQTAAEVGTHRVPVRVFQPKEKRRDEVLLFFHGGGWVTGDIESYTPACATMADLTGCVVASVDYRLAPEHPFPAGLEDCFHVARMVLEDPQRAGIDSAANVVLVGDSAGGNLAAAVSLMLRERGHRGASRQILLYPVTHWDHDPATSPFASVRHHGEDYRLTSTEVQDYFDLYVPDHQERRSPLIAPLMAPDLSGQPKTLLITAELDLLCDEGEAYGQALAEAGNEVRVYRVDGALHGFIALPRFSRSLREAYEVINAFLDEDSPVDEQPVGEQHGRAGHPGHPGLQDAP; this is encoded by the coding sequence GTGAACCGGCTGTTCCGGTCCGTCCTGGGCCTGTTCGCCGCGCCCCGGCTCAACGTGCGGGAGGACTACGCGAAGGTCCGGCGTTTCCAGCAGCACGTGGCCGCGCTCTCGGGACCGCGCTACCGGCCCCTGTACCGGCAGACGGCGGCGGAGGTGGGGACCCACCGTGTCCCCGTGAGAGTCTTCCAGCCGAAGGAGAAGAGGCGCGACGAGGTCCTGCTCTTCTTCCACGGGGGCGGCTGGGTCACCGGTGACATCGAGAGCTACACCCCGGCCTGTGCCACGATGGCCGACCTCACCGGCTGCGTGGTGGCCTCCGTGGACTACCGGCTGGCCCCGGAGCATCCCTTCCCGGCAGGACTCGAGGACTGCTTCCACGTGGCACGGATGGTACTGGAGGATCCGCAGCGGGCCGGCATCGACTCGGCCGCCAACGTCGTCCTCGTGGGCGACTCCGCCGGCGGCAACCTGGCGGCCGCCGTCTCCCTGATGTTGCGGGAGCGCGGCCATCGCGGTGCGAGCCGGCAGATTCTGCTGTACCCGGTGACACACTGGGACCACGACCCGGCGACCTCCCCATTCGCCTCGGTTCGCCACCATGGCGAGGACTACCGGCTCACCTCCACGGAGGTCCAGGACTACTTCGACCTGTACGTGCCAGACCACCAGGAGCGCCGCAGCCCTCTGATCGCCCCGCTGATGGCACCTGACCTGTCCGGGCAGCCGAAGACCCTGCTGATCACGGCGGAACTGGACCTGCTCTGTGATGAGGGGGAAGCCTACGGCCAGGCCCTGGCAGAGGCCGGAAACGAAGTGCGCGTCTACCGGGTGGACGGGGCGCTGCACGGGTTCATCGCGCTGCCCCGGTTCTCCCGTTCCCTGCGGGAGGCGTACGAGGTGATCAACGCCTTCCTCGACGAGGACTCTCCTGTCGATGAGCAGCCTGTCGGTGAGCAGCACGGCCGTGCCGGCCATCCCGGCCACCCTGGCCTCCAGGACGCGCCATGA